Proteins from a genomic interval of Methanobacteriaceae archaeon:
- the mtrD gene encoding tetrahydromethanopterin S-methyltransferase subunit D codes for MDPLLLIGAITVGGVLIGGGVHFIPVGGAPAAIATATGVGTGTAMLAAGGGMTGLIAAAALTGQPLWLILASGAIGSGLMLGITMLFGNFIYVFGVGCVPASAKVDVDPITKLEQSKFVTPGTEGHGIPTVCYVSGIIGGLLGGIGGGLIYYYLYNALAETSAFALTAGATISIAAAALAGILAVGIFFINSVVASYNIGGTIEGFHDPKFKRIPRGLLACFIASLVTGIVSILFIQGGVL; via the coding sequence ATGGACCCATTATTATTAATCGGTGCAATAACTGTTGGCGGAGTCCTAATTGGCGGAGGTGTACACTTCATACCAGTAGGTGGTGCTCCAGCAGCTATCGCAACAGCAACAGGTGTGGGAACAGGTACAGCTATGCTCGCCGCAGGGGGAGGTATGACTGGTCTGATTGCCGCAGCAGCCCTAACTGGACAGCCATTATGGCTTATCTTAGCTTCAGGTGCTATTGGTTCAGGTTTAATGCTCGGTATAACCATGCTTTTCGGTAACTTCATTTACGTTTTTGGTGTAGGTTGTGTACCTGCATCAGCGAAAGTAGATGTTGACCCAATTACTAAACTTGAACAAAGTAAGTTCGTAACACCAGGAACCGAAGGTCACGGAATTCCAACCGTTTGTTATGTAAGCGGAATTATTGGAGGACTTTTAGGTGGAATTGGTGGAGGACTAATTTATTACTACCTATATAATGCACTTGCTGAAACTTCAGCTTTTGCATTAACTGCAGGCGCAACAATATCTATTGCTGCGGCTGCCTTAGCAGGAATTCTTGCAGTAGGTATTTTCTTTATAAATTCTGTAGTAGCTTCCTATAACATAGGTGGTACTATTGAAGGTTTCCACGACCCTAAATTCAAGCGTATCCCTCGAGGATTACTCGCTTGTTTCATAGCTTCGCTGGTAACTGGAATTGTAAGTATTTTATTCATCCAAGGAGGTGTCCTCTAA
- the mtrE gene encoding tetrahydromethanopterin S-methyltransferase subunit E gives MVDPMITGLGVVALMGAAATIAGAAEDLESDVGSMSNPNSQVQLAPQMGNLHRMFNKAVSGEPVQMGAWVGIAGSLAFVFMFSLNLPVVVAIAAGAAITALVHATFATTSHMGRIVSQAQFGQPLYMDVIYQHLGPIAGHGFIVTFCIVGLSYLMTLPIQGLGHPFPLPMLAVLWGITIGAIGSSTGDVHYGAEREYQQYPFGGGIPVAIHGDIVRKAELGARNSMDVVMFCAKYGGPVTGFAFGLIVFLSFWITIVFGLFGGVIAGVVILLLLIIINSKVESFARNKYGPYIE, from the coding sequence ATGGTAGACCCTATGATAACAGGATTAGGTGTTGTTGCCCTTATGGGAGCCGCTGCAACTATTGCAGGTGCTGCTGAGGATTTGGAATCCGATGTAGGATCCATGAGTAACCCAAACTCTCAGGTACAACTTGCTCCGCAAATGGGTAATCTTCACAGAATGTTTAACAAGGCCGTTTCTGGTGAACCAGTACAAATGGGTGCCTGGGTAGGTATAGCAGGTTCTTTGGCATTTGTTTTCATGTTTTCTTTAAATTTACCAGTCGTTGTGGCTATAGCAGCCGGTGCAGCTATTACTGCTTTGGTTCACGCCACATTCGCTACAACATCTCATATGGGAAGGATTGTAAGCCAAGCTCAATTTGGCCAACCTTTATACATGGATGTTATTTATCAACACTTAGGCCCAATTGCTGGCCACGGATTCATCGTTACATTTTGTATTGTTGGATTATCATACTTGATGACTTTACCAATTCAAGGCTTAGGCCACCCATTCCCACTTCCAATGCTGGCAGTGCTTTGGGGAATAACTATCGGAGCAATAGGTTCATCCACTGGGGATGTTCACTACGGTGCTGAAAGAGAGTACCAACAATATCCGTTTGGTGGAGGTATTCCCGTAGCTATTCACGGTGATATTGTGAGAAAGGCAGAACTGGGCGCTAGAAACTCTATGGATGTTGTAATGTTCTGTGCAAAGTATGGTGGACCTGTAACTGGTTTTGCTTTCGGTTTAATTGTTTTCCTAAGTTTCTGGATTACTATCGTCTTTGGATTATTTGGCGGTGTAATTGCAGGTGTAGTGATACTATTACTATTGATTATAATCAACAGCAAAGTTGAATCATTTGCCCGAAACAAGTACGGCCCATACATCGAATAA
- the mcrA gene encoding coenzyme-B sulfoethylthiotransferase subunit alpha: MADKKFISALKTKFEESPDEKKTTFYNKGGWKQSERKTQFVNEGKAIAEKRGIPMYNPDVGTPLGQRALMPYQVSTTDTYVEGDDLHFVNNAAMQQMADDIKRTVVVGLNTAHNVIEKRLGKEVTPETITHYLETVNHAMPGAAVVQEHMVETDPTLVADSYVKVFTGNDEIASEIDSAFVLDINKMFPDEQAEVLKAEVGDGIWQVVRIPTIVSRTCDGATTSRWSAMQVGMSMISAYKQCAGEAATGDFAYAAKHAEVIHMGTYLPVRRARGENEPGGIPFGYLADICQSSRVNADDPVRTTLDVVAMGAMLYDQIWLGSYMSGGVGFTQYATAAYTDNVLDDFCYFGKEYVEDKFGLTEAPNNMDTVLDVGSEVTFYALEQYEEYPALLETQFGGSQRAAVVAAAAGASTAFATGNAQTGLSAWYLSMYLHKEQHSRLGFYGYDLQDQCGASNVFSIRNDEGLPLELRGPNYPNYAMNVGHQGEYAGIAQAPHAARGDAFVFNPLVKIAFADDNLAFDFTNPRAMFAKGALREFEPAGERAFISPAK; the protein is encoded by the coding sequence ATGGCTGATAAAAAGTTCATAAGCGCATTAAAGACAAAATTCGAAGAATCCCCGGATGAAAAGAAAACCACTTTCTATAATAAAGGTGGATGGAAACAATCTGAGCGAAAAACTCAGTTTGTGAACGAAGGTAAAGCAATAGCTGAAAAACGTGGAATTCCAATGTACAACCCAGACGTTGGTACTCCTTTAGGACAAAGAGCTTTAATGCCTTACCAAGTTTCCACAACCGATACTTATGTAGAGGGTGACGATCTTCACTTCGTAAATAACGCTGCTATGCAGCAAATGGCAGATGACATTAAAAGAACCGTAGTTGTAGGTTTAAACACTGCCCACAATGTTATTGAAAAAAGATTAGGTAAAGAAGTTACCCCTGAAACAATTACCCACTACTTGGAAACTGTAAACCACGCAATGCCTGGTGCTGCGGTTGTTCAAGAACACATGGTGGAAACTGACCCTACTTTAGTAGCTGACAGTTATGTAAAAGTTTTCACTGGTAATGACGAAATCGCATCTGAAATTGACTCAGCTTTTGTTTTGGACATTAACAAAATGTTCCCTGACGAACAAGCTGAAGTATTAAAAGCTGAAGTAGGAGACGGAATCTGGCAAGTTGTACGGATCCCAACTATCGTTTCACGAACTTGTGACGGTGCAACCACCTCCCGATGGTCTGCTATGCAAGTAGGTATGTCCATGATTTCTGCATACAAACAGTGTGCTGGAGAAGCCGCAACAGGGGACTTCGCATACGCTGCAAAACACGCAGAAGTTATCCACATGGGTACTTATTTGCCTGTTAGGAGAGCAAGAGGAGAAAACGAACCTGGTGGTATTCCATTCGGTTACTTAGCAGACATATGCCAATCTTCCAGAGTGAACGCTGACGACCCAGTACGCACAACCTTAGATGTTGTAGCTATGGGAGCAATGTTATACGATCAAATCTGGTTAGGTTCTTACATGTCTGGTGGTGTAGGGTTCACTCAATACGCTACCGCAGCTTACACTGACAATGTCTTAGACGACTTCTGTTACTTCGGTAAAGAATACGTAGAAGACAAGTTCGGTTTAACTGAAGCACCTAATAACATGGACACTGTACTGGACGTAGGATCTGAAGTTACCTTCTATGCTCTTGAGCAATACGAAGAATACCCAGCTCTACTTGAAACTCAGTTCGGTGGTTCCCAGCGTGCTGCTGTTGTTGCTGCTGCTGCCGGAGCTTCCACTGCTTTTGCAACTGGAAACGCTCAAACCGGTCTAAGCGCATGGTACTTATCCATGTACTTGCACAAAGAACAACATTCCAGGCTAGGATTCTATGGTTACGATCTGCAAGATCAATGTGGTGCATCCAACGTATTCTCCATCAGGAACGACGAAGGATTACCTCTTGAACTAAGAGGACCTAACTATCCTAACTACGCAATGAACGTAGGTCACCAAGGTGAATACGCAGGAATCGCTCAAGCTCCACACGCTGCTCGAGGAGACGCCTTTGTATTCAACCCACTGGTTAAAATAGCATTTGCTGACGACAACTTAGCATTTGATTTCACTAACCCACGGGCTATGTTCGCTAAAGGTGCATTAAGAGAATTCGAACCAGCCGGAGAAAGAGCTTTCATTTCCCCAGCTAAATAG
- the mcrG gene encoding coenzyme-B sulfoethylthiotransferase subunit gamma, with translation MAQYYPGTTKVAQNRRNFCNPEYELEKLREISDEDVVKILGHRAPGEEYPSVHPPLEEMDEPEDPIRELVEPLDGAKAGDRTRYIQFTDSMYFAPAQPFTRSRAYVSRYRGADAGTLSGRQIIEIRERDLEKISKELLETEFFDPARTGVRGAAVHGHSLRLDEDGMMFDMLRRQVFNKETGIVEMVKDQIGEELDEPVALGEPLDEETLMNKTTIYRVDGEAYKDDKDAVEVLHRIHVLRSQGGYNPAE, from the coding sequence ATGGCACAATATTATCCCGGAACTACAAAGGTTGCCCAAAACAGAAGAAATTTCTGTAACCCTGAATATGAATTAGAAAAGTTAAGGGAGATCTCTGACGAAGATGTAGTAAAAATCTTAGGTCATAGAGCTCCTGGTGAGGAATACCCAAGCGTCCACCCACCACTCGAAGAAATGGACGAACCTGAAGACCCAATTAGAGAGCTAGTAGAGCCTCTTGACGGTGCAAAAGCTGGTGACCGGACCAGATACATTCAGTTTACCGACTCTATGTACTTTGCTCCTGCTCAACCATTCACTCGATCTCGAGCTTACGTAAGCCGATACCGAGGAGCAGATGCTGGTACTCTATCTGGACGACAGATTATTGAAATCAGAGAAAGAGATCTGGAAAAAATCTCCAAAGAACTCTTAGAAACTGAATTCTTTGATCCTGCTAGAACAGGTGTAAGAGGAGCAGCTGTGCACGGACACTCTTTAAGACTCGACGAAGATGGTATGATGTTTGATATGCTTCGAAGACAAGTCTTCAATAAAGAGACCGGCATTGTTGAAATGGTCAAGGACCAAATTGGTGAAGAACTCGACGAACCAGTAGCTTTAGGTGAGCCATTGGACGAAGAGACTTTAATGAATAAAACCACCATATACCGGGTAGATGGAGAAGCCTATAAGGATGATAAAGACGCTGTAGAAGTTCTACACAGAATCCACGTCTTAAGATCCCAAGGTGGATACAACCCAGCAGAATAA
- the mcrC gene encoding methyl-coenzyme M reductase I operon protein C, with protein sequence MIGKCTHVVDCRETMGMGEGGGIAQRGTFAECGSEILAVAMSPGRRHITKPVCEITFALREANLMTSTLVLNAGAGVPQDAPSSGAGSLFGLTPKEIEQMKRHKVLVVHLGGVKSHIIYKARLILRNVDKPCVIICEYPVDFEDFAKIGVKTRLVMPENPKTKGKIVDIVSGVIRGETCPQEKLDEIIRKVKLALGGA encoded by the coding sequence ATGATTGGCAAATGCACCCACGTTGTAGACTGTAGGGAAACAATGGGGATGGGTGAAGGAGGCGGAATAGCTCAAAGGGGCACTTTTGCTGAGTGCGGTAGTGAAATACTGGCTGTGGCCATGTCCCCCGGAAGGCGACATATTACTAAGCCCGTTTGTGAAATAACATTTGCTCTAAGGGAAGCAAATTTGATGACCAGTACTCTGGTGTTAAATGCAGGAGCAGGAGTTCCTCAGGATGCTCCAAGTTCTGGTGCAGGAAGTCTTTTTGGCTTAACTCCTAAGGAGATTGAGCAAATGAAAAGACACAAGGTTCTAGTGGTTCATTTGGGTGGTGTGAAATCTCACATTATATATAAAGCCCGACTGATATTGCGGAATGTTGATAAACCTTGCGTCATTATTTGTGAATACCCGGTTGACTTTGAAGATTTTGCAAAAATAGGTGTTAAAACTAGATTAGTGATGCCTGAAAACCCCAAAACTAAAGGAAAAATAGTTGATATTGTTAGTGGCGTAATACGAGGAGAAACTTGTCCCCAAGAAAAGTTGGATGAGATTATTAGAAAAGTTAAGTTAGCATTAGGAGGTGCATGA
- the mcrB gene encoding coenzyme-B sulfoethylthiotransferase subunit beta, with translation MAKFDDKIDLYDDRGNLVEEQVPLEALSPLRNPAIKSIVQGIKRTVAVNLEGIENALKAAKVGGPACKILGRELDLDIVGSAESIAATAKEMIQVTEGDDTKVELLSGGKKALVQLPTARFDAAAEYSAAPLVTATAFVQAIVSEFDISMYDANMIKAAVLGRYPQSVEYMGANIATMLDIPQKLEGPGYALRNIMVNHVVATTLKNTMQSAALSSILEQAAMFEMGDAVGAFERMHLLGLAYQGMNADNVVYDLVKSNGAEGTVGSVIADIVDRAAEDGVIGVEKDLNGFKVYGTDDLAKWNAYAAAGVMAATMVNQGAARAAQGVSSTLLYYNDSIEFETGLPSVDFGRTEGVAVGFSFFSHSIYGGGGPGIFNGNHIVTRHSKGFAIPCVAAAMSLDAGTQMFSPEATSGLIKEVFSQVDEFREPLKYVVEAAADIKGDI, from the coding sequence ATGGCGAAGTTTGATGATAAGATCGACTTGTATGACGACAGAGGTAACCTCGTCGAAGAACAAGTACCACTAGAAGCTCTAAGTCCGCTACGTAACCCAGCTATTAAAAGTATTGTTCAAGGTATTAAGAGGACAGTAGCTGTGAACTTAGAAGGTATAGAAAACGCCTTGAAGGCTGCCAAAGTTGGTGGACCTGCCTGTAAAATTTTAGGAAGAGAATTGGATCTCGATATAGTAGGTAGTGCAGAATCAATTGCTGCAACCGCTAAAGAAATGATCCAAGTAACCGAGGGCGACGACACTAAGGTAGAGTTACTTTCTGGTGGAAAAAAGGCTTTAGTACAATTACCAACAGCTAGATTTGATGCTGCTGCAGAATACTCTGCTGCACCATTAGTAACTGCTACTGCGTTTGTTCAAGCCATAGTCAGTGAGTTTGACATCTCTATGTACGATGCAAACATGATTAAGGCAGCCGTTCTGGGTAGATACCCACAATCTGTAGAATACATGGGTGCTAACATTGCTACCATGCTGGACATTCCACAAAAATTAGAAGGTCCAGGATACGCCCTAAGAAACATTATGGTGAACCACGTGGTTGCTACCACTTTGAAAAACACCATGCAGTCTGCTGCTCTATCAAGTATCTTAGAACAAGCAGCTATGTTTGAAATGGGTGATGCTGTAGGTGCATTTGAAAGAATGCACTTATTAGGATTAGCTTACCAAGGTATGAACGCAGACAATGTAGTATATGATCTGGTCAAATCCAACGGTGCTGAAGGTACTGTAGGATCTGTAATTGCAGATATAGTAGACAGAGCTGCTGAAGACGGTGTTATAGGCGTAGAAAAAGATCTAAATGGATTCAAAGTATACGGAACCGACGACTTAGCTAAATGGAATGCTTATGCTGCAGCTGGTGTAATGGCCGCTACCATGGTAAACCAAGGTGCTGCTCGTGCTGCACAAGGTGTATCATCCACTCTATTATACTACAACGATTCAATTGAATTCGAAACTGGATTACCAAGCGTAGACTTCGGTAGAACCGAAGGTGTAGCTGTAGGATTCTCTTTCTTCAGTCACTCTATCTATGGTGGTGGAGGTCCTGGTATCTTCAACGGAAACCACATCGTAACTAGACACAGTAAAGGGTTTGCTATACCTTGTGTAGCTGCTGCAATGTCTCTTGACGCAGGTACCCAGATGTTCTCCCCTGAAGCAACCTCTGGACTAATCAAAGAAGTGTTCAGCCAAGTGGATGAATTCCGAGAACCACTTAAATATGTCGTGGAGGCAGCTGCCGACATAAAAGGCGACATTTAA
- the mmp10 gene encoding methyl coenzyme M reductase-arginine methyltransferase Mmp10 (Mmp10 (methanogenesis marker protein 10) is a cobalamin-requiring radical SAM methyltransferase that creates the methylarginine modification to methyl coenzyme M reductase.): MQVIADVGGIPGKDCRGFCKYCYFRKVKESHPLGCRNCSPAKVGCETCDEGVAETKNEFIPPFLVASTVQNTLMMGEFRDSDLKINISGGGDVSCYPQLEELTATFHQFGIPMHLGYTSGKGIDDVQMASNLINHGVEEVTFTLFAADAGLRKKWMSDPNPEVSLEAVKRFSESCEVHAASVIIPGVNDGEVLRETCVKLEDWGAEALILMRFANYTHQGLILGNEPLIKDIEPHNIQEFEELVREINNEFNLRVTGTPVCDPETEAPFAISLDKNKVFLQFIPEITGEATILTSSVAAPYIQRIIDNLEAGDKVNVYAVEKDIGCLITIEDLKTVDLKELKETVIIPGRAFVHDAEAQKVLSQDGVDRLVARGPDKLTVDGEMSSTLTRENVIEKELEAFRDLIGAINFFGIKIP, from the coding sequence ATGCAAGTAATAGCAGATGTAGGGGGTATTCCTGGAAAAGACTGTAGAGGCTTCTGTAAATACTGTTATTTCCGAAAAGTAAAGGAATCTCACCCCTTAGGATGTAGAAACTGCTCACCAGCAAAAGTAGGTTGTGAAACCTGCGATGAGGGAGTGGCAGAAACTAAAAATGAGTTTATACCACCATTCTTAGTGGCCAGCACTGTACAGAACACCTTGATGATGGGTGAATTTAGAGATAGTGATCTTAAAATTAATATCAGCGGCGGGGGAGACGTCAGTTGTTATCCTCAATTGGAAGAGCTAACTGCTACCTTTCATCAGTTTGGAATTCCCATGCACCTAGGCTATACCAGTGGAAAAGGAATTGATGATGTTCAAATGGCTTCTAATCTCATAAATCATGGGGTAGAGGAAGTTACTTTCACTTTATTTGCCGCTGATGCCGGTCTTAGAAAGAAGTGGATGTCGGATCCTAACCCCGAAGTATCTCTCGAAGCGGTAAAAAGATTTTCTGAAAGTTGTGAGGTTCATGCTGCCTCAGTTATTATTCCTGGTGTGAATGATGGCGAAGTTTTAAGGGAAACTTGTGTTAAGTTAGAAGATTGGGGTGCAGAAGCACTGATTTTAATGAGATTTGCCAATTATACTCATCAAGGATTGATATTAGGTAATGAACCCCTCATCAAAGATATTGAACCACATAATATCCAGGAATTCGAGGAATTAGTTCGTGAAATTAATAATGAATTTAATTTAAGAGTTACAGGAACACCAGTATGTGATCCAGAAACAGAGGCCCCATTTGCAATTTCTCTAGACAAAAATAAGGTATTTTTACAGTTTATTCCAGAAATAACTGGAGAAGCGACTATTTTAACCAGCTCTGTGGCCGCACCTTACATCCAAAGAATCATTGATAATCTTGAGGCCGGAGATAAGGTAAATGTCTATGCCGTGGAGAAAGATATCGGTTGTCTGATTACCATAGAAGATTTAAAAACAGTTGACTTAAAGGAACTTAAAGAAACTGTCATTATCCCTGGAAGAGCATTTGTTCATGACGCAGAGGCCCAAAAAGTCCTCAGTCAAGACGGAGTAGATCGTTTAGTGGCCCGTGGCCCAGACAAACTTACTGTCGATGGAGAAATGAGCAGTACTCTTACTAGAGAAAATGTTATTGAAAAAGAATTAGAAGCGTTTAGAGATTTAATTGGTGCTATAAACTTCTTTGGTATAAAGATTCCATAA